A region of Leishmania mexicana MHOM/GT/2001/U1103 complete genome, chromosome 8 DNA encodes the following proteins:
- a CDS encoding 40S ribosomal protein S19-like protein: MTAPRNKIRRVGKRKGATLKDVSAWRWIKTAARHFKQEGKIFVPNCTEIMKSSHGRERAPQNPDWYYIRCAAVLRAIYLRPGVGYGGLSKRFGNKKNYGSRPEHTVTSSTGPLHWACKSLTKLGLVEPGAQSGQRLTRRGHKFADSLAFQVQIRKFGQSKA; encoded by the coding sequence ATGACTGCACCGAGGAACAAGATCCGTCGCGTCGGCAAGAGGAAGGGTGCGACCCTGAAGGACGTCAGCGCCTGGCGCTGGATCAAGACGGCTGCGCGCCACTTCAAGCAGGAGGGCAAGATCTTTGTGCCGAACTGCACCGAGATCATGAAGAGCTCCCACGGCCGCGAGCGCGCGCCGCAGAACCCGGACTGGTACTAcatccgctgcgccgccgtcctgcGCGCCATCTACCTGCGCCCTGGCGTGGGTTACGGTGGCCTGAGCAAGCGCTTCGGCAACAAGAAGAACTACGGCAGCCGCCCCGAGCACACCGTGACCTCCTCTACCGGTCCGCTCCACTGGGCCTGCAAGTCGCTGACGAAGCTCGGCCTCGTGGAGCCTGGTGCGCAGTCTGGTCAACGCCTGACACGCAGGGGTCACAAGTTCGCTGACTCCCTGGCCTTCCAGGTTCAGATCCGCAAGTTTGGCCAATCCAAGGCGTAA